In a single window of the Acyrthosiphon pisum isolate AL4f chromosome X, pea_aphid_22Mar2018_4r6ur, whole genome shotgun sequence genome:
- the LOC115033252 gene encoding peroxidase mlt-7-like, with translation MVEGSTDRLLKQYKHWRDIELLVGALFEKHEDDAMVGPTMRCIIREQFIRTRMADRYFYDLPKVFNEHQLTEIRKVTLARIFCDNSNNVTMMQKNVFLIPEMADLRPCNSQSIPKININHWSEMVDTFQK, from the exons ATGGTCGAAGgt tcaACTGATAGACTATTGAAGCAATACAAACATTGGAGAGATATAGAGCTATTGGTAGGTGCATTGTTTGAGAAACACGAAGACGACGCAATGGTTGGCCCAACGATGAGATGTATCATTAGAGAACAGTTTATAAGAACTAGAATGGCAGATcgatatttttacgatttacCAAAAGTATTCAATGAAC atcaACTGACAGAAATCAGAAAAGTGACGCTTGCCAGAATCTTTTGTGATAACAGCAATAATGTCACAATGAtgcagaaaaatgtatttttgataccTGAAATGGCTGATTTGCGACCCTGTAATTCCCAATCAATTCCAAAAATCAACATTAATCACTGGTCAGAAATGGTcgatacatttcaaaaataa
- the LOC100169385 gene encoding peroxidase-like: protein MIYSISIHLWICMLVFLPSCYGEEEFYFKEDGLKIKDTDWYLHLNTRDLNRHIQTVIHEIGNRRRGIGLYMQIGSPIHGQFIDSQLSEDLYSVYYHAEIISEASYLIGSKECQVWGGQCAIDLSKVKLDKTSMGEMCLSMYYNKTACIGMNLKYRSPDGSCNNLKRSFLGKATTAYKRLLFPNYSNEFNDVMESQHWYIRPSPRRMSAEFIRDEHSPDDFKTMAMAYWTIFIGHDLSHTAISIMIQRKKPVICCSDGGSPLIPSDTNNLCLPIKITREDPFFFNPKRYVGNYCMNYVRSMPAVRSDCTFGTKEQMNQATHYLDGSMIYGSLAKRTWSLRTNLDGQLLTSIGCDNKSQDDPLQPQYMPLEDTESNACQYGSGTCYRAGDTRANALPQLTVMHTLWMREHNRLAKLLSHVNPHWDDERIFQEARKIVTASIQHITYAEWLPALLGENYIRQNGLELSKKGYSNAYNETTDPSVSNSFATAILPFANSMISDTISLYTENREINASLSLKEHYNRPTYLIMNYIDQLVRGLATQNTQKVDMLFTETLTSYLYTVHPENIFGMDIFSLDVQRTRDHGIPRYTEFRKYCRLKAIRSVQDLSQIMVEGSTDRLLNQYKHWRDIELLVGALFEKHEDDAMVGPTMRCIIREQFIRTRMADRYFYDLPKVFNENQLTEIRKVTLARIFCDNSNNVTMMQKNVFLIPEMADLRPCNSQSIPKININHWSEMVDTFQK from the exons ATGATTTACTCGATTTCTATACATCTGTGGATTTGTATGTTGGTATTCTTACCATCGTGTTACGGGGAAGAGGAGTTCTATTTTAAAG AGGATGGTTTGAAGATAAAAGATACCGACTGGTACCTACATCTAAACACCAGAGATTTAAATCGTCATATTCAAACAGTTATCCACGAAATTGGAAATCGTAGAAGAGGTATTGGTCTTTATATGCAAATTGGAAGCCCGATCCATGGACAATTTATTGATTCTCAGCTTTCCGAAGACTTATATTCAGTATATTATCATGCTGAAATTATTTCTGAAGCTTCCTACTTGATAGGCAGTAAAGAATGTCAagt TTGGGGAGGACAATGTGCCATAGACTTATCAAAAGTGAAACTAGACAAGACATCAATGGGTGAGATGTGTTTGTCcatgtattacaataaaactGCGTGCATCGGGATGAACTTGAAGTATCGTAGTCCTGACGGTTCTTGTAACAACTTGAAACGTTCTTTCTTGGGAAAAGCAACCACGGCTTATAAACGTTTACTGTTTCCTAACTATAGTAATGAGTTTAATG ATGTAATGGAATCTCAGCATTGGTATATCAGACCCAGTCCTAGAAGGATGAGCGCTGAATTTATCAGAGACGAGCACTCGCCAGATGACTTCAAAACGATGGCAATGGCGTACTGGACAATTTTCATAGGCCACGATCTATCACACACGGCAATCTCTATCATGA TTCAAAGGAAAAAACCCGTGATATGTTGTTCAGACGGCGGTAGTCCGCTCATTCCTTCAGACACAAACAACTTATGCCTGCCAATAAAAATAACGCGTGAagatccttttttttttaatcctaaaCGGTACGTCGGAAATTATTGTATGAACTATGTGCGCTCGATGCCAGCTGTGCGTTCCGATTGTACTTTTGGAACCAAGGAACAA ATGAACCAAGCTACTCATTATTTAGATGGGTCGATGATATATGGTTCGTTGGCGAAACGGACGTGGTCGTTGAGGACCAACTTGGACGGCCAACTGTTAACAAGCATTGGCTGCGATAACAAGAGCCAAGACGACCCGCTACAGCCGCAGTATATGCCACTGGAAGACACCGAATCAAACGCCTGTCAGTATGGAAGCGGCACGTGCTATAGAGCTGGTGACACCCGGGCAAACGCGCTTCCTCAACTGACTGTTATGCACACATTGTGGATGAGAGAACACAATCGGTTGGCCAAACTGCTGTCCCACGTCAACCCGCACTGGGACGACGAACGGATTTTTCAGGAGGCAAGGAAAATCGTTACGGCGTCCATACAGCATATCACTTACGCTGAGTGGCTGCCAGCGCTGCTCGGGGAAAACTATATCAGGCAGAACGGTCTTGAACTATCAAAGAAAGGGTATAGTAACGCGTACAACGAGACCACCGACCCGAGCGTCAGCAACAGCTTCGCTACCGCAATATTACCGTTCGCTAATTCTATGATTAGCGACACCATCAG CTTATATACGGAAAACCGAGAGATCAACGCAAGTCTTTCGCTAAAAGAACATTACAACCGACCcacttatttaataatgaattacatAGATCAACTTGTCAGAGGGCTAGCTACTCAAAATACACAAAAAGTCGATATGCTATTTACTGAAACG CTAACAAGTTACTTATACACTGTTCATCCAGAAAACATATTTGGAATGGACATTTTCAGCTTGGATGTACAACGAACCCGTGATCATGGTATTCCACGCTACAcagaatttagaaaatattgtagattaaAAGCCATAAGAAGTGTACAAGATTTATCCCAGATCATGGTCGAAGgt tcaACTGATAGACTATTGAATCAATACAAACATTGGAGAGATATAGAGCTATTGGTAGGTGCATTGTTTGAGAAACACGAAGACGACGCAATGGTTGGCCCAACGATGAGATGTATCATTAGAGAACAGTTTATAAGAACTAGAATGGCAGATcgatatttttacgatttacCAAAAGTATTCAATGAAA atcaACTGACAGAAATCAGAAAAGTGACGCTTGCCAGAATCTTTTGTGATAACAGCAATAATGTCACAATGAtgcagaaaaatgtatttttgataccTGAAATGGCTGATTTGCGACCCTGTAATTCCCAATCAATTCCAAAAATCAACATTAATCACTGGTCAGAAATGGTcgatacatttcaaaaataa